A genomic segment from Nicotiana sylvestris chromosome 1, ASM39365v2, whole genome shotgun sequence encodes:
- the LOC104223750 gene encoding flap endonuclease 1 isoform X3, giving the protein MGIKGLTKLLADNAPRGMKEQKFESYFGRKIAIDASMSIYQFLIVVGRSGTEMLTNEAGETTSHLVGMFSRTIRLLEAGIKPVYVFDGKPPDLKKQELAKRYSRREDATDDLAKATEIGNKEDIEKFSKRTVKVTPQHNDDCKKLLRLMGVPVVEAPSEAEAQCAALCKAEKVYAVASEDMDSLTFGASRFLRHLMDPSSKKVPVMEFDISQILEELELSMDQFIDLCILCGCDYCDSIRGIGPQTALKLVRQHGSMESILENINKERYQIPDDWPYEEARRLFKEPLVTDDEQTELKWAAPDEEGLINFLVKENGFNIDRVTKAVEKIKTAKTKSSQGRYELLSKNLLMVNDVGKNCHSLNFFKS; this is encoded by the exons ATGGGAATTAAG GGTTTAACGAAGCTATTGGCGGACAATGCGCCAAGGGGAATGAAAGAGCAGAAATTTGAGAGCTATTTTGGCCGTAAAATAGCCATCGACGCTAGTATGAGCATTTACCAGTTCCTG ATTGTGGTAGGACGAAGCGGTACGGAAATGCTCACGAATGAAGCTGGGGAAACTACTAG TCATTTGGTTGGGATGTTTTCCCGGACAATTAGGCTTTTGGAAGCTGGAATCAAGCCAGT TTATGTTTTTGATGGGAAACCCCCAGATCTGAAGAAACAAGAACTTGCAAAACG TTACTCTAGAAGGGAAGATGCCACAGATGATTTGGCTAAGGCTACAGAG ATTGGCAACAAGGAGGATATTGAGAAATTCAGCAAGAGAACCGTAAAG GTTACACCCCAACACAATGATGACTGCAAGAAACTTCTTAGACTGATGGGTGTACCTGTTGTTGAG GCTCCTTCTGAAGCAGAGGCTCAGTGTGCTGCACTTTGCAAGGCCGAAAAG GTCTATGCTGTAGCCTCAGAAGATATGGATTCCTTAACTTTTGGAGCTTCAAGGTTTCTTCGCCATTTAATGGATCCTAGCTCCAAAAAGGTTCCAGTGATGGAATTTGATATCTCCCAG ATATTAGAGGAGCTCGAACTTAGTATGGATCAGTTCATTGACTTGTGCATTCTCTGTGGATGTGATTACTGTGATAGCATCCGAG GCATAGGGCCCCAGACTGCTTTGAAGCTTGTACGCCAACATGGGTCAATGGAGAGCATATTGGAGAATATTAACAAAGAGAG ATATCAAATACCTGATGATTGGCCATATGAAGAGGCTAGACGGCTCTTCAAGGAACCATTAGTTACAGATGATGAGCAAACTGAACTAAAGTGGGCTGCTCCTGACGAAGAA GGATTGATTAACTTTCTGGTGAAGGAAAATGGATTCAACATTGATAGAGTTACAAAG GCAGTAGAAAAGATCAAGACAGCCAAGACCAAGTCTTCTCAGGGACGGTATGAATTGCTTAGCAAAAATCTATTGATGGTTAATGATGTTGGAAAGAACTGCCATTCCCTAAACTTCTTCAAAA GCTAG
- the LOC104223750 gene encoding flap endonuclease 1 isoform X2, which translates to MGIKGLTKLLADNAPRGMKEQKFESYFGRKIAIDASMSIYQFLIVVGRSGTEMLTNEAGETTSHLVGMFSRTIRLLEAGIKPVYVFDGKPPDLKKQELAKRYSRREDATDDLAKATEIGNKEDIEKFSKRTVKVTPQHNDDCKKLLRLMGVPVVEAPSEAEAQCAALCKAEKVYAVASEDMDSLTFGASRFLRHLMDPSSKKVPVMEFDISQILEELELSMDQFIDLCILCGCDYCDSIRGIGPQTALKLVRQHGSMESILENINKERYQIPDDWPYEEARRLFKEPLVTDDEQTELKWAAPDEEGLINFLVKENGFNIDRVTKAVEKIKTAKTKSSQGRLESFFKPVSTSAPVKRKETAETTEKGAANKKSKAGGGKKKK; encoded by the exons ATGGGAATTAAG GGTTTAACGAAGCTATTGGCGGACAATGCGCCAAGGGGAATGAAAGAGCAGAAATTTGAGAGCTATTTTGGCCGTAAAATAGCCATCGACGCTAGTATGAGCATTTACCAGTTCCTG ATTGTGGTAGGACGAAGCGGTACGGAAATGCTCACGAATGAAGCTGGGGAAACTACTAG TCATTTGGTTGGGATGTTTTCCCGGACAATTAGGCTTTTGGAAGCTGGAATCAAGCCAGT TTATGTTTTTGATGGGAAACCCCCAGATCTGAAGAAACAAGAACTTGCAAAACG TTACTCTAGAAGGGAAGATGCCACAGATGATTTGGCTAAGGCTACAGAG ATTGGCAACAAGGAGGATATTGAGAAATTCAGCAAGAGAACCGTAAAG GTTACACCCCAACACAATGATGACTGCAAGAAACTTCTTAGACTGATGGGTGTACCTGTTGTTGAG GCTCCTTCTGAAGCAGAGGCTCAGTGTGCTGCACTTTGCAAGGCCGAAAAG GTCTATGCTGTAGCCTCAGAAGATATGGATTCCTTAACTTTTGGAGCTTCAAGGTTTCTTCGCCATTTAATGGATCCTAGCTCCAAAAAGGTTCCAGTGATGGAATTTGATATCTCCCAG ATATTAGAGGAGCTCGAACTTAGTATGGATCAGTTCATTGACTTGTGCATTCTCTGTGGATGTGATTACTGTGATAGCATCCGAG GCATAGGGCCCCAGACTGCTTTGAAGCTTGTACGCCAACATGGGTCAATGGAGAGCATATTGGAGAATATTAACAAAGAGAG ATATCAAATACCTGATGATTGGCCATATGAAGAGGCTAGACGGCTCTTCAAGGAACCATTAGTTACAGATGATGAGCAAACTGAACTAAAGTGGGCTGCTCCTGACGAAGAA GGATTGATTAACTTTCTGGTGAAGGAAAATGGATTCAACATTGATAGAGTTACAAAG GCAGTAGAAAAGATCAAGACAGCCAAGACCAAGTCTTCTCAGGGACG GCTAGAATCATTCTTTAAACCAGTTAGCACATCTGCTCCAGTTAAAAGAAAG GAAACAGCTGAGACTACTGAGAAAGGAGCTGCTAACAAGAAATCAAAGGCTGGTGGTGGTAAGAAGAAGAAGTAG
- the LOC138874511 gene encoding uncharacterized protein, with product MAKVPIKLRLWWDDLGGEGQDEDRAKGEVAPGYLLWYRRELEHKRPAKRPHILNFAESSQEQWDWLAKEKGYRFEINKLKQQIEGLKYEHNVLVATDLGEKNRLTQENDTLRAQIQQIRIAADNQQRSRSDDRLIKGLKMEIGECRSESENLKNTIAGLETHWAKRTEERNRYLQQLKRDHKQTIANLKRKVATLEDKVFEQARTFEAENRRCYDLLAQMEVEIQQWQNQHL from the exons ATGGCTAAAGTCCCtatcaagttgcggctatggtgggatgatctaggtggtgaagggcaagatgag gatcgggccaaaggtgAAGTAGCACCAGGGTACCTTttgtggtacagaagagaacttgagcacaaaaggccggctaaaagaccccatatcctgaattttgccgagtcatcacaggagcaatgggattggttagcaaaagaaaaaggctaTCGGTTTGAAATCAACAAGCTGAAACAACAAATTGAAGGtctaaaatatgagcacaacgtgctagttgctactgatctgggagaaaagaacaggttgacccAGGAAAACGATACGCtcagggcccaaatccagcagaTAAGGATAGCCgctgataaccaacaaaggagccgatCGGATGATCGACtgataaaaggtttaaaaatggaaATTGGTGAGTGTCGGAGTGAGTCGGAGAATCTTAAGAATACCATAGCAGGACTCGAGACACACTGGGCAAAAAGAACAGAAGAGCGCAACCGGTACCTgcagcagttgaaaagggaccacaagcaaaccattgccaatttgaagagaaaggtGGCCACTCTTGAGGACAAAGTGTTTGAGCAAGCCCGAACCTTTGAAGCTGAAAATAGACGTTGCTATGATTTACTGGcccaaatggaagtagaaattcagcagtggcagAATCAACATCTCTAG
- the LOC104223750 gene encoding flap endonuclease 1-A isoform X1: MGIKGLTKLLADNAPRGMKEQKFESYFGRKIAIDASMSIYQFLIVVGRSGTEMLTNEAGETTSHLVGMFSRTIRLLEAGIKPVYVFDGKPPDLKKQELAKRYSRREDATDDLAKATEIGNKEDIEKFSKRTVKVTPQHNDDCKKLLRLMGVPVVEAPSEAEAQCAALCKAEKVYAVASEDMDSLTFGASRFLRHLMDPSSKKVPVMEFDISQILEELELSMDQFIDLCILCGCDYCDSIRGIGPQTALKLVRQHGSMESILENINKERYQIPDDWPYEEARRLFKEPLVTDDEQTELKWAAPDEEGLINFLVKENGFNIDRVTKAVEKIKTAKTKSSQGRLESFFKPVSTSAPVKRKGTKCVLVSPNPVTKFKTLSVQSRPMLLGSQIFPSLDLGSNYSVPLSRHVCFGT, encoded by the exons ATGGGAATTAAG GGTTTAACGAAGCTATTGGCGGACAATGCGCCAAGGGGAATGAAAGAGCAGAAATTTGAGAGCTATTTTGGCCGTAAAATAGCCATCGACGCTAGTATGAGCATTTACCAGTTCCTG ATTGTGGTAGGACGAAGCGGTACGGAAATGCTCACGAATGAAGCTGGGGAAACTACTAG TCATTTGGTTGGGATGTTTTCCCGGACAATTAGGCTTTTGGAAGCTGGAATCAAGCCAGT TTATGTTTTTGATGGGAAACCCCCAGATCTGAAGAAACAAGAACTTGCAAAACG TTACTCTAGAAGGGAAGATGCCACAGATGATTTGGCTAAGGCTACAGAG ATTGGCAACAAGGAGGATATTGAGAAATTCAGCAAGAGAACCGTAAAG GTTACACCCCAACACAATGATGACTGCAAGAAACTTCTTAGACTGATGGGTGTACCTGTTGTTGAG GCTCCTTCTGAAGCAGAGGCTCAGTGTGCTGCACTTTGCAAGGCCGAAAAG GTCTATGCTGTAGCCTCAGAAGATATGGATTCCTTAACTTTTGGAGCTTCAAGGTTTCTTCGCCATTTAATGGATCCTAGCTCCAAAAAGGTTCCAGTGATGGAATTTGATATCTCCCAG ATATTAGAGGAGCTCGAACTTAGTATGGATCAGTTCATTGACTTGTGCATTCTCTGTGGATGTGATTACTGTGATAGCATCCGAG GCATAGGGCCCCAGACTGCTTTGAAGCTTGTACGCCAACATGGGTCAATGGAGAGCATATTGGAGAATATTAACAAAGAGAG ATATCAAATACCTGATGATTGGCCATATGAAGAGGCTAGACGGCTCTTCAAGGAACCATTAGTTACAGATGATGAGCAAACTGAACTAAAGTGGGCTGCTCCTGACGAAGAA GGATTGATTAACTTTCTGGTGAAGGAAAATGGATTCAACATTGATAGAGTTACAAAG GCAGTAGAAAAGATCAAGACAGCCAAGACCAAGTCTTCTCAGGGACG GCTAGAATCATTCTTTAAACCAGTTAGCACATCTGCTCCAGTTAAAAGAAAG GGGACTAAATGTGTTCTTGTATCTCCAAATCCTGTTACCAAGTTTAAGACACTCTCCGTACAATCCAGACCCATGCTCCTTGGCAGCCAAATCTTCCCGTCTTTAGATTTGGGATCTAATTACTCCGTGCCGTTATCAAGACACGTCTGCTTTGGCACATGA